A window from Balaenoptera musculus isolate JJ_BM4_2016_0621 chromosome 8, mBalMus1.pri.v3, whole genome shotgun sequence encodes these proteins:
- the FOSL1 gene encoding fos-related antigen 1 isoform X2 — protein MVQPHFLGPSSYPRPLAYPQYSPPQPRPGVIRALGPTPAVRRRPCEQISPEEEERRRVRRERNKLAAAKCRNRRKELTDFLQAETDKLEDEKSGLQREIEELQKQKERLELVLEAHRPICKIPEGAKESETSGTGSTSGTSSPPAPSRSVPCISLSPGPVLEPEALHTPTLMTTPSLTPFTPSLVFTYPSTPEPCASAHRRSSSSSGDPSSDPLGSPTLLAL, from the exons ATGGTTCAGCCTCACTTCCTGGGACCCAGCAGCTACCCCAGGCCTCTGGCCTACCCCCAGTACAGTCCCCCACAGCCCCGGCCAGGAGTCATCCGGGCCCTGGGCCCAACTCCAGCAGTGCGTCGCCGGCCCTGTGAACAG ATCAGCCCCGAGGAGGAGGAACGCCGTCGAGTGAGGCGCGAGAGGAACAAGCTAGCCGCGGCCAAGTGCAGGAACCGGAGGAAAGAACTGACCGACTTCCTGCAGGCG GAGACCGACAAACTGGAGGACGAGAAATCCGGGCTGCAGCGAGAGATTGAGGAGCTGCAGAAACAGAAGGAGCGCCTGGAGCTGGTGCTGGAAGCCCACCGCCCCATCTGCAAAATCCCAGAAGGGGCCAAGGAGAGCGAAACCAGCGGCACAGGCAGTACCAGTGGCACCAGCAGCCCACCAGCCCCCTCCCGCTCTGTGCCTTGTATCTCCCTTTCCCCAGGGCCTGTGCTTGAACCCGAAGCATTGCACACTCCCACGCTCATGACCACACCCTCCCTGACTCCTTTCACCCCCAGTCTAGTCTTCACCTACCCCAGCACACCGGAGCCCTGTGCCTCAGCCCACCGCAGGAGTAGCAGCAGCAGTGGGGACCCCTCTTCTGACCCCCTTGGCTCCCCAACCCTCCTGGCCTTATGA
- the FOSL1 gene encoding fos-related antigen 1 isoform X1: MFRDYGEPGPSSGAGGAYGGPAHPPATGQQKFHLVPSINTVSGSQELQWMVQPHFLGPSSYPRPLAYPQYSPPQPRPGVIRALGPTPAVRRRPCEQISPEEEERRRVRRERNKLAAAKCRNRRKELTDFLQAETDKLEDEKSGLQREIEELQKQKERLELVLEAHRPICKIPEGAKESETSGTGSTSGTSSPPAPSRSVPCISLSPGPVLEPEALHTPTLMTTPSLTPFTPSLVFTYPSTPEPCASAHRRSSSSSGDPSSDPLGSPTLLAL; this comes from the exons ATGTTCCGAGACTACGGGGAACCCGGGCCGAGCTCCGGGGCCGGCGGTGCGTACGGCGGCCCGGCGCATCCCCCGGCGACAGGCCAGCAG AAGTTCCACCTCGTGCCAAGCATCAACACTGTGAGTGGCAGCCAGGAGCTCCAGTGGATGGTTCAGCCTCACTTCCTGGGACCCAGCAGCTACCCCAGGCCTCTGGCCTACCCCCAGTACAGTCCCCCACAGCCCCGGCCAGGAGTCATCCGGGCCCTGGGCCCAACTCCAGCAGTGCGTCGCCGGCCCTGTGAACAG ATCAGCCCCGAGGAGGAGGAACGCCGTCGAGTGAGGCGCGAGAGGAACAAGCTAGCCGCGGCCAAGTGCAGGAACCGGAGGAAAGAACTGACCGACTTCCTGCAGGCG GAGACCGACAAACTGGAGGACGAGAAATCCGGGCTGCAGCGAGAGATTGAGGAGCTGCAGAAACAGAAGGAGCGCCTGGAGCTGGTGCTGGAAGCCCACCGCCCCATCTGCAAAATCCCAGAAGGGGCCAAGGAGAGCGAAACCAGCGGCACAGGCAGTACCAGTGGCACCAGCAGCCCACCAGCCCCCTCCCGCTCTGTGCCTTGTATCTCCCTTTCCCCAGGGCCTGTGCTTGAACCCGAAGCATTGCACACTCCCACGCTCATGACCACACCCTCCCTGACTCCTTTCACCCCCAGTCTAGTCTTCACCTACCCCAGCACACCGGAGCCCTGTGCCTCAGCCCACCGCAGGAGTAGCAGCAGCAGTGGGGACCCCTCTTCTGACCCCCTTGGCTCCCCAACCCTCCTGGCCTTATGA